One genomic segment of Clavelina lepadiformis chromosome 3, kaClaLepa1.1, whole genome shotgun sequence includes these proteins:
- the LOC143449513 gene encoding 4-galactosyl-N-acetylglucosaminide 3-alpha-L-fucosyltransferase FUT6-like: MKELNSKIFLATLIVSTIGITFISYWTYISNYDLAIPRKSLSDTDKSTENHSNISVQNKPQKKATLILYWGYPWNDKNSGSPEGAKIGICDTTYDRNRIAEADAIVFHYTTIHTRDLPWKHYRIPNQLFVWWSAEGPAVLRLEGVNMEGFDGFFNWTWTYRRDADAPRSYGYRGNVINGIKKGKKAVWIVSKCDYTHGARLRMNYMKELQGAGLNFTGYGKCFGRAIPRGNPYLYETIKNYKFYLAFENALHCTDYITEKFWNNGLKNDAVPVVWGPKKEDLLRVAPLDSFIFVEDFKSPKDLAEYLLYLDKNDTEYRKYFRWREDVSMTDEKMIKLTKEKYPGLDVQMPLETLCRKILKNNKTKIISSLKKEFWDQNSEECLTP, translated from the exons ATGAAAGAGCTGaactcaaaaatatttttggctaCTTTAATAGTTTCTACAATCGgaataacttttatttcttactgGACTTATATATCAAATTATGACTTGGCGATACCTCGAAAAAGTTTATCCGACACTGATAAAAGCACAGAAAATCACTCAAACATTTCCGTTCAAAATAAACCTCAGAAAAAGGCTACTCTGATTTTGTATTGGGGTTACCCCTGGAATGATAAAAACAGCGGATCACCAGAAGGAGCAAAGATTGGTATTTGCGACACAACCTATGACCGAAACAGGATAGCTGAAGCAGATGCAATCGTTTTTCATTACACGACCATCCATACACGGGACTTACCTTGGAAACATTACAG GATTCCAAATCAGTTGTTTGTGTGGTGGTCGGCTGAAGGTCCTGCTGTTTTGCGATTAGAAGGAGTGAACATGGAAGGTTTTGATGGATTTTTCAATTGGACATGGACCTACCGACGAGATGCTGATGCTCCGCGTAGTTACGGGTATCGTGGTAACGTCATCAACGGCataaaaaaaggaaagaaaGCC GTTTGGATAGTTAGCAAATGCGATTACACACACGGAGCGCGATTGCGCATGAACTACATGAAGGAGTTACAAGGAGCTGGTCTTAACTTCACTGGATATGGAAAATGCTTCGGTCGAGCTATACCTAGGGGAAATCCTTACCTATACGAAACcatcaaaaattacaaattttatctGGCTTTTGAAAACGCATTGCATTGCACAGACTATATCACTgagaagttttggaacaacGGCTTAAAAAACGACGCGGTTCCGGTAGTTTGGGGTCCAAAAAAAGAAGACCTTCTTAGAGTTGCTCCTTTGGACTCATTCATATTTGTCGAAGATTTTAAATCACCCAAAGATTTGGCCGaatatttattgtatttgGATAAAAACGACACAGAGTATCGAAAATATTTCCGCTGGAGGGAAGACGTGAGCATGACTGATGAAAAAATGATCAAATTAACAAAGGAAAAATATCCAGGTTTGGATGTGCAAATGCCACTGGAAACATTGTGCcgtaaaatattgaaaaacaataaaaccaAGATTATATCTTCATTAAAAAAGGAATTTTGGGATCAAAATTCAGAAGAATGTCTCACGCCATAG